The Crocosphaera subtropica ATCC 51142 genome includes a window with the following:
- the smpB gene encoding SsrA-binding protein SmpB, whose protein sequence is MGNDNKAIKIVSDNRKARFLYEILETYEAGIELVGTEVKSIRAGRVNLADGYAFIKNGEAWLTNVHISPYQGSSQYFNHDPKRTRKLLLHRKEISQLIGKIEQKGLTLVPLKLYFKGSWVKVSLGLGRGKKLHDKRETVKRRQDQREMSRAMKRY, encoded by the coding sequence ATGGGAAATGACAATAAAGCTATCAAAATCGTTAGTGATAATCGTAAAGCTCGCTTTCTCTATGAAATTTTAGAGACCTATGAGGCGGGAATTGAACTGGTAGGAACGGAAGTTAAGTCCATTCGTGCCGGACGGGTTAATTTGGCTGATGGCTATGCCTTCATCAAAAACGGTGAAGCTTGGTTAACCAATGTTCACATCTCACCCTATCAAGGCAGTAGTCAATATTTTAATCACGACCCGAAACGTACCCGTAAATTGCTACTGCATCGAAAAGAGATTAGTCAATTGATTGGAAAAATTGAGCAGAAAGGTTTAACCTTAGTGCCACTTAAACTCTATTTTAAAGGAAGTTGGGTCAAAGTAAGCCTTGGGCTAGGACGAGGTAAGAAGCTTCATGATAAACGAGAAACCGTCAAACGTCGTCAAGATCAACGGGAAATGTCACGGGCGATGAAACGTTACTAA
- a CDS encoding vWA domain-containing protein, which yields MSGDSRIENRDYTLMIDKSSSMATSDGPDGKTRWQIAQESTLALAKKCEEIDPDGITVYVFSGRFRRYDNVTSDKVTKVYEENEPMGQTDLATVLQDGLNNYFERKAAGTTQANGETFIIITDGEPTDRKAVISLIMDASQKVDREDELGISFIQVGTDKNATRFYKALDDDLQSAGAKFDIVDTVTVDDMKGMSLTDVLLNALID from the coding sequence ATGTCAGGAGACTCACGAATCGAAAATCGGGACTATACCCTGATGATCGACAAAAGCAGTAGTATGGCTACTTCTGATGGTCCTGATGGCAAAACCCGTTGGCAAATTGCCCAGGAGTCAACCTTAGCCTTAGCGAAAAAGTGCGAAGAAATTGATCCTGATGGGATTACGGTCTATGTATTTTCTGGTCGTTTTAGACGGTATGATAATGTCACATCGGATAAGGTGACAAAAGTTTACGAAGAAAACGAACCGATGGGACAAACAGACCTAGCTACAGTGCTACAGGATGGTCTAAACAACTATTTTGAACGCAAAGCAGCCGGTACAACACAAGCCAATGGAGAAACCTTTATTATCATTACTGATGGAGAACCAACGGACCGTAAAGCCGTTATTAGTTTGATAATGGATGCGTCTCAGAAAGTTGATCGAGAAGATGAGTTAGGTATTTCCTTTATTCAAGTGGGAACTGATAAGAATGCAACTCGTTTTTATAAGGCATTAGATGATGATCTTCAATCGGCTGGGGCAAAATTTGATATCGTTGATACGGTCACGGTTGATGATATGAAAGGGATGTCTTTAACCGATGTCTTATTAAACGCGCTCATCGACTAA
- a CDS encoding MBL fold metallo-hydrolase has protein sequence MKLTWLDNNSWFLEISGKRILLDPWLVGPLVFGNLDWLFKGVKSKTYDVNKPIDLILLSQGLDDHAHIPTLEELDHNIPVVASPNATKVVKELGYTDIRTLDHGDSYTLDETVHFKAFPGSLVGPQLVENAYIINDLKEGQKLYYEPHGNHCSGLQEEAPVDIILTPVVGISILHLLPVLQGQQTTLKLCQTLKPKFILPTADAKETEYQGLLVSLLRQEGTIDKFRQQLQKNDLATKVMTPKPGETIDLTPQLVN, from the coding sequence ATGAAACTTACCTGGCTTGATAATAACTCCTGGTTCCTGGAAATTTCAGGGAAAAGAATCCTTCTTGATCCCTGGTTAGTTGGACCATTAGTTTTTGGTAACTTAGATTGGTTATTTAAAGGAGTTAAGTCCAAAACCTATGATGTTAATAAGCCCATCGATCTTATTCTTTTATCTCAAGGATTAGACGATCATGCTCACATTCCTACTTTAGAAGAACTCGATCATAATATTCCAGTGGTAGCCTCTCCTAACGCCACAAAAGTTGTCAAAGAATTAGGCTACACCGATATTCGTACCCTGGATCACGGTGACAGTTACACCTTAGATGAAACAGTCCACTTTAAAGCCTTCCCTGGATCGCTTGTGGGTCCGCAATTGGTGGAAAATGCTTATATTATTAACGATTTAAAAGAAGGGCAAAAACTCTACTACGAACCCCACGGTAATCATTGCTCTGGGTTACAAGAGGAGGCTCCTGTAGACATTATTTTAACCCCAGTGGTAGGAATTAGTATCTTACATCTTCTCCCTGTGTTACAGGGTCAACAAACTACTCTAAAGTTGTGTCAAACCCTAAAACCTAAGTTTATTTTACCCACTGCCGATGCCAAAGAAACGGAATATCAAGGACTGTTAGTGTCTCTGTTGCGACAAGAAGGAACCATCGATAAGTTTCGTCAGCAGTTACAAAAGAATGACCTTGCTACTAAGGTGATGACTCCCAAACCTGGAGAAACCATTGATTTAACCCCTCAGTTGGTTAATTAA
- a CDS encoding CHRD domain-containing protein: MWYINIHTEANPPGEIRGQVNINTIPEPFTLGLLGMAGVTFLGYQLRKKRLG; this comes from the coding sequence CTGTGGTATATTAACATCCATACCGAGGCTAATCCTCCAGGGGAAATTAGAGGACAAGTTAACATTAATACTATTCCTGAACCTTTTACCCTAGGACTTTTAGGCATGGCTGGTGTAACTTTTCTTGGGTATCAATTACGCAAAAAAAGATTAGGTTAA
- a CDS encoding pentapeptide repeat-containing protein — protein sequence MKERQLFTNYLKNQRNFQGASLHQANLEGLNLQRINLSRADLSGANLKETDLSGACLAQANLTDVDLTKAHLVGANLTEINLIGADLTGADLTGADLTKADLRCANLHNANLNKAKLQEVNLDGADLSGAKLCGATIVNTDLGVADTQEMSLDNTEQCESKESLSVTSANWVSWAG from the coding sequence ATGAAAGAGAGACAATTATTTACCAACTATCTTAAAAATCAACGAAATTTTCAAGGAGCTAGTTTACACCAAGCCAACTTAGAAGGGCTTAATTTACAAAGAATTAATCTGAGTCGTGCAGACTTGAGTGGAGCAAACTTAAAAGAAACCGATTTAAGTGGTGCTTGTTTAGCTCAAGCCAATTTAACCGATGTGGACTTAACAAAAGCCCATTTAGTAGGGGCGAATCTCACAGAAATTAACCTGATTGGAGCGGATTTAACTGGAGCGGATTTAACTGGAGCGGATTTAACCAAAGCTGATTTACGCTGTGCTAATTTACATAATGCTAATCTCAATAAAGCCAAACTCCAAGAAGTTAATTTAGATGGGGCAGATTTAAGCGGAGCTAAGCTTTGTGGTGCCACTATTGTTAACACCGATTTAGGTGTGGCTGACACCCAAGAAATGTCCTTAGACAACACCGAACAATGTGAATCAAAAGAATCTTTATCAGTGACATCAGCTAATTGGGTTAGTTGGGCTGGTTAA
- the accC gene encoding acetyl-CoA carboxylase biotin carboxylase subunit — MQFSKILIANRGEIALRILHTCEELGIGTVAVHSTIDRQALHVQLADESVCIGPPASGKSYLNIPNIISAALTRNATAIHPGYGFLAENARFAEICADHQIVFIGPSPEAIRAMGDKSTAKKTMQKAGVPTVPGSAGLLDNEEEALKVARDVGYPVMIKATAGGGGRGMRLVREESEFSRLFQAAQGEAEAAFANAGVYLEKFIERPRHIEFQILADSYGNVIHLGERDCSIQRRHQKLLEEAPSPFLTPQLRKKMGEAAVKAAKSINYVGAGTVEFLVDNQGNFYFMEMNTRIQVEHPVTEMITGLDLITEQIRIAQGEKLQFKQSEIALKGHAIECRINAEDPDLNFRPHPGKISGYLPPGGPGVRMDSHVYTDYEIPPYYDSLIGKLIVWGPDRNTAIKRMKRALRECAITGVPTTIDFHKRVLETPAFLAGDVYTNFVVEHLMPQS, encoded by the coding sequence ATGCAATTTTCCAAAATCCTAATTGCCAATCGCGGGGAGATCGCCTTACGAATTTTACACACTTGCGAAGAACTGGGTATTGGGACGGTTGCGGTTCACTCTACCATCGATCGCCAAGCCCTCCATGTTCAATTAGCCGATGAAAGTGTGTGTATTGGTCCGCCGGCTAGTGGTAAAAGTTATCTCAATATTCCGAATATTATCTCGGCTGCTCTGACGCGTAACGCTACGGCAATTCATCCAGGATACGGATTTTTGGCAGAAAATGCTCGTTTCGCAGAGATTTGTGCCGATCACCAAATTGTTTTTATTGGCCCGTCTCCTGAGGCTATTCGTGCGATGGGAGACAAATCCACCGCTAAAAAAACCATGCAAAAAGCAGGGGTTCCCACAGTGCCTGGCAGTGCTGGACTCTTGGACAATGAAGAAGAAGCCTTAAAGGTAGCCCGTGACGTGGGCTATCCTGTCATGATTAAAGCAACCGCCGGAGGAGGCGGGCGAGGAATGCGCTTAGTCCGGGAAGAAAGTGAGTTTTCCCGTCTCTTTCAAGCAGCCCAGGGGGAAGCAGAAGCAGCCTTTGCCAATGCTGGCGTTTATTTAGAAAAATTTATCGAACGTCCCCGTCATATTGAATTTCAGATATTAGCGGACAGTTATGGTAATGTCATTCATCTAGGGGAAAGGGACTGTTCCATTCAACGTCGTCACCAAAAATTATTAGAAGAAGCCCCTAGTCCTTTTTTAACCCCCCAACTTCGTAAAAAAATGGGAGAAGCGGCCGTTAAAGCTGCCAAGTCCATTAATTATGTCGGTGCCGGAACCGTAGAATTTTTAGTGGATAATCAGGGAAATTTTTATTTTATGGAAATGAATACCCGTATCCAAGTAGAACACCCGGTTACAGAAATGATCACGGGATTGGATTTAATTACGGAACAAATTCGCATCGCTCAAGGAGAAAAATTACAATTCAAACAATCGGAAATCGCTTTAAAAGGCCATGCCATTGAATGTCGCATTAATGCTGAAGATCCCGATCTCAATTTTCGACCCCATCCTGGAAAAATTAGCGGTTATCTTCCCCCCGGTGGTCCAGGAGTGAGAATGGATTCCCATGTTTACACCGATTACGAAATTCCCCCTTATTATGACTCTTTAATTGGTAAATTAATTGTTTGGGGACCTGATAGAAATACGGCAATTAAACGCATGAAACGAGCTTTAAGAGAATGTGCCATTACAGGGGTTCCTACCACCATAGATTTTCATAAACGGGTATTAGAAACCCCCGCCTTTTTAGCAGGGGATGTGTATACTAATTTTGTGGTAGAACATTTAATGCCTCAATCTTAA